The genomic window GCGGAGCGGCCGGCGTCGCCGGGGGCGGAGCAGGCGGAGGAGGTTGCCGCCGGTGACCAGGCGCTCCTCGGCGGGGGGGAGGTGCAGCGCGCGGACCTTGGCGAGCTCCACACCGGGGTGCAGCCAGGGCCCGTCGGAGCCGAAGAGGAACTTGCGGGCGCCGACGCGGCGAACCGCCTCCTGCAGGATGTCGAAGCGCCGCACGCCCGAAGTGTCGGTGTACACGTGCGGGTGGCGCTCCAGGAGGGGGATCAGCGCTCTCTGGGCGCGCCAGTCGTCCGCGAAGCTTCCCAGGTGGGGGATGATGAAGCGCACGTCCGGGTACTCCGTGGCGAGCAGCTCCACCTGGGATACCTCGCCCATGACGTCGTAGAGGACGGGAACCCCGAAGGCGCGTGCCGCCTCGCACACCTCGCGGGTCAGGCGCGCGTCGTGGCGGTGTGCCTTGATGCCGCGGAAGCCGTAGCGCTCCACCGCTTCGCGC from Longimicrobiaceae bacterium includes these protein-coding regions:
- a CDS encoding amidohydrolase family protein translates to MVIDCHCHAGKGDGLTGPWDTDAPLEGYLRWAAEAGIGRTVVFAAFHSDYAVANREVARIVASRPDRLWGFAFVHPLRDRGRVAELVREAVERYGFRGIKAHRHDARLTREVCEAARAFGVPVLYDVMGEVSQVELLATEYPDVRFIIPHLGSFADDWRAQRALIPLLERHPHVYTDTSGVRRFDILQEAVRRVGARKFLFGSDGPWLHPGVELAKVRALHLPPAEERLVTGGNLLRLLRPRRRRPLR